A window of the Anoplopoma fimbria isolate UVic2021 breed Golden Eagle Sablefish chromosome 17, Afim_UVic_2022, whole genome shotgun sequence genome harbors these coding sequences:
- the glrx gene encoding glutaredoxin-1: MAQQFVQTQIKGDKVVLFIKPTCSYCIMAKEVLSKYKFKPGHLECVDITGRSDMDNMQEYFLELTGARTVPRVFIGEECVGGGSDVTALHKSGKLESMLQSIGALQ; the protein is encoded by the exons ATGGCGCAGCAGTTTGTGCAAACCCAAATCAAAGGAGATAAAGTAGTGCTGTTCATTAAGCCTACTTGCTCGTACTGCATTATGGCCAAAGAGGTGTTGTCGAAATACAAATTCAAGCCGGGACATCTGGAGTGCGTTGATATAACCGGACGCAGCGACATGGACAACATGCAGGAGTATTTCCTGGAGCTCACGGGAGCCCGCACG GTCCCGAGGGTGTTCATCGGCGAGGAGTGTGTTGGAGGCGGCAGCGACGTGACGGCGCTTCACAAGAGCGGCAAACTGGAGAGCATGCTGCAGTCTATCGGGGCCCTGCAATGA